The DNA sequence ATTATTTAAAATCACTTGTTCAAATGTTTGGATTTTTAAGTTCTTCATGTGCCTAAGCTTCTGAAAACTGTATGGGAGTATAAATGATACCTCCGGCATGCAGTTTTCTTCTATATGTCTCACATAGTTTGGTTAACCAACAAAGTCCTGCATCCGAACCTTTTTGTTATCAGCATCTttggttgttttttttttcccttttcatgaATCTAAAAGTCTTAATTTAGatcagatcatgtttgcatcacaCTCAATTCTGCAATTACTTGATTAATTCCTCATCACATGAGGAATTGGCTTGTATGGACCATCTTCCTTTCAGCTGTTATTGTTTTCTTACACTTCCTAGTTCAATCACAGGAAAAACAAACCACACTGGTGTGCTCacgaagagtaccttgcaaatggCCTACACAGAGTGGCTTCTACCTCTTAGAACACTGGTAGCCGGCGTTTCGGCAGAGAACGAGAAGGATGAAAGCGAGCTTGCAGATCACATTTTCTGTGCCTTAAATCCTGTCCAATTGGTACTCTACCGTTGCATTGAATTGGTCGAAGACAATCTTAAACATTCAAAATGAAATTGGCGGTAGCTTGTGCAGAGGATACGCAGCTGATTTCCACTTACTTTCACTGTGTGTAAATCACAAGATATGACGGAACAATTGCCTCAGATGTGATCCAGCAAGCGTGTGCTGAAGCTGCCATGCTAGCACAGCAGAATGATCGGATCTTGCTGCAAGTCAAGTTAATTCTGTTGCCGAGAGTGTGTCATGGTGGTATCCTCTCTGCTGCTTCCTGTCAGATTACAAAGGAATAACTCGAACTATGCACTTTTGGGGATCATCGGCCACCAACCCAAGATCCTCCTTGAGAACCCATTTTTATTGGAAGAGTCTGGATTAGTACACGGTACGATTACTTCTAATGAAAAGCGCTGGTCATATTACTTGCTTTTGTCATGTTCTTGTTTCCAAAGTacttaattattttacattcagatTCTATTTCTTTGAAATGCAGCATCCTCCACTAACCTATCTTCACTCACTTGGATAGGTTTGACTTTAAACAAAATATAGAATGGGTCCTTTTAAATATACGCTTAGTTAGGCATGAAATATCGTTTGAACTGCATCCTTTGATGCAAAGGAACCATGAAATATACTCCACAGCATATCAACTGATTCAAGTTGCATCATTTTGGAGACTGTGAATGCCCTTCATTCCTGCATTTTCTTGAATGTGACTTGCATTTTGACTGCAGAAACTTAAACGACTGTATTTAGGTTGAAAGTAGTAGCAATAACTAACCGAAACAGGAAATCTTTTCCGTCGCAAAATGTAAATGTGGTTATCATTATTACTTCTTCTACTCGATAATTACAACCGTACGTTTTTTGGTTTACTAAAGGACATCGGCCATTTCATACCGTACGGCACCCCTACTTGTTTGACGAGGCAGCGATCGTACTGACATGTTGCATATTTTTCAGTACATTTGTACCAATCGAACAAGGGTCCCCATATGGAAAGTGAGGATCGATGGACCATGGGAACGGGCAGACACATCGATCTGGTTGAGGTGTGATAGTGGcccacctccgatgactgtcggtTTTAGGCCACTTGGATCCGATGGGATATCATGACTGCACAGAGTGCCTATATATAGATTCTTGGAGGAGGATCGAACTCATCAAAGCAAACACCACCGACTCCTGTTGGAAGGTGATTTGGAAGCTTAGGGTGATTCCCAAAGTACAGGTTTTCATTGCTCTTCCCTATCTTATTTGTCAGGTTGGCTGCCCCTTTGTTTTGGAGTGTACTGACAGCTTCTGCTAGCTAAAATGCATGTTTAGTTCTTCGAGGAGTGGAAGCAAGGAAAATGGTTAGAGGGCTTTGAGTACGGAGGAACGGAGGATGGAGAACGCCTTGATCTCGTTGTCAACTCCCTTTGGATCCTGTGAAACCACAGAAAACTAACTTCTGTCATTTTGGCAACCACAAGACCCAGTTGAAGCCTTATTGGTGCTACCTGTTAGCTTACACAGGTGAGGATGTATATTTCTCTCAGTAAGTTCGAGGGAGATGAGGGTCGTTGGAACCACGAATACTTTAATACGTCAACTTCAAAATTTTGACCTTTACTCTTAAGAGTGATGCTTCCTTATCCTGGATGAACATTTTTGACAATACTTCTTGTTACCTATAGGGCATTTTGAGTGACAGTCTTGGGCTTTAATAAGGCAATCCTGACCAAATGTGGTTTATTATATAGAGAATGTAACAACAATGCACATTCTCCAGCTACATATGTTAGCTCTAAAGGGATTTGCCCTCATTCATATACTTTGATGCTTAATTAGTAATATgcatttgctttcttcaacaaaaaaggaaaaagattctCATATAATATCCATCATATAAAATGGACTGATTTCATGTTTCGTATAATCATCCTAAACAAGGTTATACATATCATCCATTGTAGTTAGATCTCTTTAGCACCTCGATctctaaacttaaaaaatttacattggaatccttataattattaaaatgaaacatctaacTCTATTTATCTTAAGACCATCGATTTTACCGACGGAAGCACGAAAACGATGGACAATAAAATAATTTCAACGTCCCAATTACGATTCAGAGTTGGTGGACGACAACGCCGCTAGGGGGCCACGGGTGACTGTTGTGGATGAAGAGGGAAAGCGACAACAGCAAGAGATGAGTCAAAGGGAGAGGAAGAGGGCACCGCGGATGTCGACACTTTACAGCGACAAAAGGATCGCTCAACATCTGCACTAGCACTGACATAGATGCATAGCGCCACTCGACATCTACACCGGCACCGATGCAGATGTCGAGCGACCCTTTCATCGTTTTTCATCTACGTTGACGCCGACGTAGTTGCCTCGCAACGTCGACGCATATGCAGGCCATCGACATTTGCGTCAGCCTCTTCCTTCTCTCCCTTTGCCTCACCTCTCGTCGTCGTCAAAACTGGgacgttgaaattatctttttgtccatcGTTTTCATACTTCCATCGAAAAATTTGTAGCCTTCTCAAAACTTACTCTTTAACCTAGCTGAGGAACACATGATTTCTAGGTTTAAAAGGAAAAGTTATTAAGATACATGACTCCACAGATATAGCTACACAGCAGTGAAAAAAATCACAAACCACAACAAATAAACTAGAAATGACTTGAATAATTGAACTGAAGAACTAAACAATGTTAGTAAATGTAGAAAACTAGTAAATTATATGTAAAAATAACACCATAAACAATCAATACTTAGCACTTGGATCAAATCAAACTGATGAATCTGAATCAAACTTAGCACTTGTTTCATGCATCAAAATCACACATTAAGATTTATTTTCACATTATGGAAATTTTATCGAACCAGCATCATTCCAATAGATAAATCCAAATAGTTAAACAAATGATCATCGTCCTCAATCTCTTCGGAGCAAAATCAATCAAAGACCGTGAGAAAGAGCTTTTTTCAAGGAAATATATCGATGATAATGAAATAGTCAAGAAAGGAACTCAATGTCTAAGAGCGGTGAGCAAGGAGACCTAGGGCGCCCTCAAAACCCTAGTTTTGTGCGACGCCAGTGCCTGCGCTTGGCGTTGTACCTGAGAACAGGGAGAAAAAGAAGAGTCTGAGCGACTCGAAGCTAAAAGAAACAGGAAAAGCAAAAGGGGGGCGGGGGGAGATAGGGAAGTGACCTGATGGTGTTGTCGGTCCTCATGCGGATCCAGTGAGGAATGGGGCGGTTCTGGCGCATCTTCTTCGCCAGCTTCTTCTTGATCCTGAACGTCTTGTGCGACGGCTACAAAGACAGAAGGGCGAGGAGGATCAGGACGCAGATGAATCCGAAAAATTAGAAGCCCAAAAACAAAGAAGACACCTCGGCGAGAATCGAGGGAAAAAAAGCATACCATCTTCCCCGCTGCTCTTCTGGTCTCTTCCGGCAGCGCAAACCCTAGCACAGAGAAGCAGCGAAAGGCCGTGCTTTCGTATAAATATATGTGATTACGGGAATTTTGGGCTCTAATTAGGCCTCGACTCGTTCCACTCGGCCTTCTTATTATTTAAGCCGACTTATGAACGCCCCCAGAAAAAGAGTAATGCAACAATCTACACTATCTTCTCAATAAGAAAAAGAATAATGCAACAAATTGTTGCATATATTTCTGATTTACTTTAAACGATGCTAATACCCTTTTAAAACTCACAATGAGCATAGTAATTTCTGTTAGCTACAGTAAGTAAGTCGCatttaatttgaattttctgAATGAGTATTTTCGGGAGAGAGAGATGTCAAGATATTATAATTGAAGGTTTCTGTATATTgcaccaaatatatatatatatatatatatatatatatatatatatatatatatatacttgaacATGTTATTTGAGCAGTAAGAGTGTTTATATTGATCTGAGCAATATAAACACTCTTTTTCTAATAAAGATAGTGTTTAtacttgaaaaattaaaaataatttttttctaaccATTTTTATTAGAGCAGTAAGAGTGTTTATATTGATCTGAGCTTGGCGCATtaggtttatttttttattttatatg is a window from the Musa acuminata AAA Group cultivar baxijiao chromosome BXJ2-1, Cavendish_Baxijiao_AAA, whole genome shotgun sequence genome containing:
- the LOC103984647 gene encoding large ribosomal subunit protein eL39; the protein is MPQVALKGFALPEETRRAAGKMPSHKTFRIKKKLAKKMRQNRPIPHWIRMRTDNTIRYNAKRRHWRRTKLGF